The following are from one region of the Salvia hispanica cultivar TCC Black 2014 chromosome 1, UniMelb_Shisp_WGS_1.0, whole genome shotgun sequence genome:
- the LOC125224151 gene encoding putative F-box protein At3g10430 yields the protein MNSDVVFEILLLLPVQSLLKLLGVSRVWYDIIDSPQFRNLHTLLHKNKRDEEVYLRFNFGLGYSIVSRKLSINLLDNGMSLPSHNFRLPMDLSVVSGAVKGLVCLSSPRMFYIAICNPFLGHFKILPLSPFSSTLSCFYHYNVGLGFDEDYKVVQVVQHRKYGWLHASLYSAKTNSWRKLDIDQDMVIEKPIKSVCKNGSFAHWKGLTRARDKEIILSFDMKNEVFRTFTISQTGDQVLDKYSVQSFKVLAILAKEDCSFVILVLESWVLKVYESSGEGSEVVWNNVNDLQLYSFGMSNVRSSDEIPVWRNDDCVALKGCELREVILYDYRARKLIGRFKLPESSCLDDYIIECEGSFISP from the coding sequence ATGAACAGCGATGTGGTGTTCGAGATACTGTTGCTTCTTCCCGTTCAATCCCTCTTGAAATTGTTAGGTGTTAGTAGAGTTTGGTATGACATCATTGATTCTCCTCAATTTAGAAATTTGCACACTTTGTtgcataaaaacaaaagagatGAGGAGGTATATCTACGGTTTAATTTTGGTCTCGGTTATAGTATTGTTAGTAGAAAACTATCAATAAATCTCCTAGACAACGGGATGTCGTTGCCGTCGCATAACTTCCGTTTGCCTATGGACCTGAGTGTAGTATCCGGGGCGGTTAAGGGTCTAGTCTGCCTAAGTTCTCCACGTATGTTTTACATTGCAATATGCAATCCTTTTTTAGGCCACTTCAAGATTCTACCACTTTCTCCCTTCTCTTCTACTTTGTCATGTTTTTATCACTACAATGTGGGATTGGGTTTCGATGAAGATTACAAAGTGGTGCAAGTGGTGCAGCACCGCAAGTACGGCTGGTTGCACGCGAGTCTGTATTCTGCAAAGACGAATTCTTGGAGAAAATTGGATATTGATCAAGATATGGTGATTGAGAAACCCATAAAGTCGGTGTGCAAGAATGGATCCTTTGCGCACTGGAAAGGGCTCACAAGGGCGCGGGATAAGGAGATTATACTAAGCTTTGATATGAAGAATGAAGTGTTTCGGACGTTTACAATATCACAAACGGGTGACCAAGTACTTGATAAGTACTCGGTTCAGTCGTTTAAGGTTCTTGCCATTCTTGCAAAGGAAGATTGCTCTTTCGTGATCCTTGTTTTGGAGAGTTGGGTGTTGAAGGTTTATGAGTCGAGCGGTGAAGGGAGTGAGGTTGTTTGGAATAATGTGAATGATCTGCAACTATATTCTTTCGGGATGAGCAATGTTCGGAGCAGTGATGAGATTCCTGTTTGGAGGAATGATGATTGTGTGGCTCTCAAAGGTTGTGAATTGAGAGAAGTGATTTTGTATGATTACCGTGCTCGGAAATTAATTGGACGTTTCAAGCTGCCGGAGAGCTCGTGCTTGGATGATTATATCATTGAGTGCGAAGGAAGCTTCATTTCACCttag